A genomic region of Balaenoptera acutorostrata chromosome 4, mBalAcu1.1, whole genome shotgun sequence contains the following coding sequences:
- the LOC102999608 gene encoding keratin-associated protein 13-1-like: protein MSYNCCFGNFSSHSPGGYLRYPGSFHPSNLVYSTDLSSSSSCQLGSSLYSGCQETCDEPTRCQMYRVVSSPCQTFCYHPRTSTPCSPCRSTHTGSLSCGSSRGYCLGYGSRSCYSLGCASRGFRPLGYGICGFPSLSHGSRFCRPTYMASRIRQTSCYQPTCISGFYC, encoded by the coding sequence ATGTCCTACAACTGCTGCTTTGGAAACTTCTCCTCCCACTCCCCTGGAGGCTATCTGCGCtacccaggctccttccacccCAGCAACCTGGTCTACAGCACTGACCTCAGCTCTTCCAGCTCCTGCCAGCTGGGATCCTCTCTCTACAGTGGCTGTCAGGAGACCTGTGATGAGCCCACCAGGTGCCAGATGTACCGTGTGGTGTCCAGTCCCTGCCAGACATTCTGCTACCATCCGAGGACCTCCACGCCCTGCAGTCCTTGCCGGTCAACTCACACTGGATCTCTGAGCTGTGGGTCCAGCAGAGGCTACTGCCTGGGCTATGGATCTAGAAGTTGCTACTCACTAGGCTGTGCATCCCGTGGCTTCAGACCCCTGGGTTATGGAATCTGTGGCTTCCCTTCCCTGAGCCATGGATCCAGATTTTGCCGCCCAACATACATGGCTTCTAGGATCCGCCAAACTTCTTGTTACCAACCAACCTGTATATCTGGCTTCTACTGCTGA